Proteins from a genomic interval of Nostoc sp. TCL240-02:
- a CDS encoding prephenate/arogenate dehydrogenase → MNIGILGLGLIGGSLGFDLRSQGHHILGVSRRESTCQKAVAIGSVDEASVDLSLLAAAEVVFICTPLALIVPQLEQMIAHLSTATIVTDVGSAKAQIVKAISSLWDNFIGGHPMAGRTDSGIEAAQRNLFVDKPYVLTPIATTPTNAIAVVEEIVRSLGANIYYCQPEQHDRAVSWISHLPVMVSSSLIAACLSETDPDVLELAQKLASSGFRDTSRVGGGNPELGVMMARYNRQALLRSLQQYRHNLDELTNLIEQENWTVLEQKLKSTGKARPDFVD, encoded by the coding sequence ATGAATATTGGGATTTTAGGGTTGGGATTGATCGGCGGATCTTTGGGTTTTGATTTGCGATCGCAAGGACATCATATCTTAGGAGTCAGTCGCCGTGAATCTACCTGTCAAAAGGCAGTTGCTATCGGCAGTGTTGATGAAGCATCAGTTGATCTGAGTCTGTTAGCAGCCGCAGAGGTTGTATTTATTTGTACACCTCTAGCGCTTATTGTGCCCCAATTGGAGCAAATGATCGCTCATTTGTCTACAGCTACCATCGTGACTGACGTGGGTTCAGCAAAAGCACAGATAGTCAAAGCGATTTCTTCCCTTTGGGATAATTTTATCGGCGGTCATCCAATGGCGGGAAGAACAGATAGTGGCATAGAAGCTGCACAACGGAATTTATTTGTTGATAAACCTTATGTATTAACACCGATAGCTACAACGCCAACTAATGCAATTGCGGTTGTAGAAGAAATTGTGCGATCGCTAGGAGCTAATATCTACTATTGTCAACCAGAGCAACATGACCGTGCGGTTAGTTGGATTTCCCATTTACCTGTAATGGTGAGTTCCTCATTGATTGCAGCTTGTTTGAGTGAAACTGACCCCGATGTTTTGGAACTAGCCCAAAAGTTAGCTAGTTCAGGTTTTCGGGATACCAGCCGTGTAGGTGGTGGGAATCCAGAGTTGGGAGTGATGATGGCGCGGTATAATCGTCAAGCATTGCTGCGATCGTTGCAACAGTATCGTCACAATCTCGATGAATTAACTAACTTAATTGAGCAAGAAAATTGGACTGTTTTAGAGCAAAAGTTGAAATCAACAGGTAAGGCACGACCTGATTTTGTTGATTAG